From a single Bacteroidia bacterium genomic region:
- the ribH gene encoding 6,7-dimethyl-8-ribityllumazine synthase encodes MSDSKAHDLSAIRYSGGKNHGADRVVIAVSNWHKEITTALFQGAVNVLKETGVRPENILRYDVPGSFELPMAASIALAKHYNLDGVICLGCIIQGETRHFEFIAQAVANGIIRVALDHNKPVIFGVLTPDTLEQAMDRAGGSLGNKGAEAAVALLDMIDLERG; translated from the coding sequence ATGAGCGACTCTAAGGCGCACGACCTTTCTGCTATCCGTTACTCCGGAGGTAAAAACCACGGGGCTGACCGTGTAGTAATCGCTGTAAGCAACTGGCATAAAGAAATTACGACCGCACTTTTTCAAGGTGCGGTCAATGTTTTGAAAGAAACGGGTGTCCGTCCGGAAAATATTCTCCGGTATGATGTGCCTGGCTCTTTCGAACTGCCCATGGCTGCCAGCATTGCGCTTGCCAAACACTATAACCTCGATGGGGTCATTTGCCTCGGTTGTATTATTCAGGGTGAAACCCGCCACTTTGAATTTATCGCTCAGGCTGTAGCCAATGGGATCATCCGTGTTGCGCTTGACCACAATAAGCCTGTGATATTCGGTGTGCTGACTCCTGATACTCTGGAGCAGGCAATGGACCGTGCAGGCGGTAGTCTGGGAAATAAAGGCGCAGAAGCCGCCGTCGCACTTCTGGATATGATAGATCTGGAAAGAGGCTAA
- a CDS encoding tetratricopeptide repeat protein, translating to MASKVKARDLDDEVLDKGKEVSEGGFSIEEFVVKNRNLIIIGVAIVAIVIAAIVGYDVMRSSKHTEASSEMFQAVKYFEADSLDLALNGDGQSLGLLDIVSDYSGTEAANMANFYIGSIYLQKNDLESAREYLEKVSLGDNLFSMSVLSALAFTYEDLGNPEKAASLFEKAAYTPAENEATTPTMLLNAGRNYEAAGKPQKALGLYKKIKTDFPTSTEGLNIDKYIGRVSE from the coding sequence ATGGCAAGCAAAGTAAAAGCGAGGGATTTGGACGACGAAGTATTGGACAAGGGCAAAGAAGTGTCTGAAGGCGGGTTTTCCATCGAAGAGTTTGTCGTGAAAAACCGAAACCTTATCATCATAGGGGTTGCAATAGTTGCCATCGTAATAGCGGCAATTGTTGGCTATGATGTAATGCGCAGCAGCAAACATACCGAAGCCAGCAGCGAGATGTTCCAGGCTGTAAAGTATTTTGAAGCTGATTCGCTCGACCTCGCATTAAACGGGGACGGACAATCGCTTGGTCTGCTCGATATTGTCTCTGACTACAGTGGTACAGAAGCCGCCAATATGGCCAACTTCTATATCGGTTCGATCTATTTACAGAAAAACGACCTGGAGTCCGCACGAGAGTATTTGGAGAAAGTCTCCCTTGGAGATAATCTTTTCTCCATGTCTGTACTTTCTGCATTGGCTTTCACCTATGAGGATCTCGGTAATCCGGAAAAAGCAGCTTCTCTTTTTGAGAAGGCCGCTTATACTCCAGCAGAGAACGAAGCCACGACTCCTACCATGCTGTTGAATGCAGGTAGAAACTACGAGGCTGCCGGCAAACCTCAAAAAGCATTGGGTCTTTACAAAAAGATCAAAACGGATTTCCCGACCAGTACCGAAGGGCTGAATATCGATAAATATATCGGAAGAGTATCAGAATGA
- a CDS encoding T9SS type A sorting domain-containing protein, with product MGSIPRLLRLAKPKDAPQDWAVRSAATGSANTGPIADHTTGSTNYIFAEDDFNNDSVIVISPCFDVSSFNQPKMQFWYHSNDANFPNNENTLHIDLIQGSDLILDIIPPLGHKDPNWNFIDLDMSAYGPVFSVRFRVNNNNGSFVHDIAIDDFGLVDVIPQDAGITDVFTPVGGCGLTASEDVTLGLSNLGTDSILTNVTVSYQISLNGVPGAVNTLPSPQDTIAPGVTIPIIIAAQNFSVPGTYTVTAWTSGLAGDTNVNNDTTSVDIINIPVVSSYPYSQDFENGDGGWTVEGTTTFELNTPANVVINSAASGVNAWVTNATGLYNNDENGWVLSPCFDFSNLSAPRIEMAIWWESEISWDGAVLQSTIDNGATWQNVGAFGDPDNWYTDNTINGNPGGQQEGWTGRNGSGSNGWVIAKHALDGLAGQTDVRLRVAFGSDGSVQDDGFAFDDIFIYDTPDDDMGVAAFTQPAGQDCSSDSTVIEVMLVNYGVQTQQNVPVTVNITGAANTTITSVFPDSIAPGDTAFFVVGTFNSNVGGIFNFAGYTVLAGDTLFFNDSTLFSSDISISAAPPTVFADSICSSDSASFMLIANSGSTSIRWFDTPGGNIIATGDTLITPFLTSTTTYYAQATDQVSYSGFSPANNAIGAGANYTFFADGLVFDALQALTINSLKIYPSGAGNIVITVYDNTGAIVQTGTFPFAGTVPDTVLNVNFSVPAGVGYEINLAGSTIPSAFRNTAGAVYPYEVPGVISITNAINNLAGFYYFFYDWNITPFGCPSPFVPVQAVFLPDVPVDLGPDGTACEGQVLDAFLPQIVSYMWSTGDTTASITANATGSYYVSVVDINGCVGTDSVNLLVNPTPTVDLGPNDTVACDQIVLDAGNPGSTYVWSVPGTFTQTLTVTDSGTYYVEVTALGCSASDTITIDVKDAPVVSLGGDLTTCNPVPLDAGNPGLSFNWSTGDNSQTIVALPPVSGSDTVSVTVTDPASGCATTDAIVITAGTPPSVDLGGDQAGCDSITLDAGNPGASYLWSNGATTQTITATSAGVYSVAVTDAGGCEGADTVTLSLELSPVAGFNYNWVNFGFTFQFNDASANGSSISWDFGDGNTSTDPSPTHTYQFTGSFQVTQIVTNDCGSDTLVQVVGPTSIGDELFGSAISVYPNPTVDQFWIEGLDIQAETLTIEVSDARGRTIMKQVENHVFGGFKYRFDLTQHAEGVYVVKISDGERTAYKRIVRK from the coding sequence ATAGGCTCGATTCCTCGCCTCCTGCGTTTAGCCAAACCGAAAGATGCACCACAGGACTGGGCGGTGCGTAGTGCTGCTACAGGTTCGGCAAACACCGGTCCTATTGCTGACCATACTACCGGCAGTACGAACTATATCTTTGCTGAAGATGATTTCAACAATGACTCGGTGATTGTGATCTCTCCATGTTTTGATGTGAGTAGTTTCAACCAGCCGAAGATGCAGTTCTGGTATCACTCCAATGACGCCAACTTCCCCAACAACGAGAACACGCTGCATATTGACCTGATTCAGGGAAGTGATCTGATCCTTGATATTATTCCTCCGCTGGGACACAAAGATCCCAACTGGAATTTCATCGATCTGGATATGTCTGCTTATGGACCGGTATTCAGTGTGCGGTTCCGGGTGAATAACAACAATGGTTCATTTGTCCATGATATTGCTATTGATGACTTCGGATTGGTGGATGTAATTCCTCAGGATGCCGGTATTACTGACGTGTTTACCCCTGTAGGTGGTTGTGGGCTCACAGCAAGCGAAGACGTTACACTTGGCCTTTCCAACCTGGGTACGGACTCGATCCTGACAAATGTGACGGTAAGCTACCAGATCAGCCTCAATGGCGTGCCTGGAGCCGTCAATACTCTGCCAAGCCCGCAGGATACGATTGCTCCTGGTGTTACCATTCCGATTATCATTGCTGCACAGAACTTCAGCGTACCGGGAACTTATACCGTAACCGCATGGACTTCCGGTCTGGCAGGTGATACCAATGTCAACAATGACACTACCTCTGTTGATATTATCAATATTCCGGTTGTTTCCTCTTATCCATATTCGCAGGATTTTGAAAATGGCGATGGTGGCTGGACAGTAGAAGGAACTACTACTTTCGAATTGAATACCCCTGCCAATGTTGTTATCAACTCCGCAGCTTCCGGGGTAAACGCATGGGTTACCAATGCTACCGGACTGTACAATAATGACGAAAATGGCTGGGTACTCAGCCCATGTTTTGATTTCTCCAACCTCTCTGCTCCCCGGATAGAGATGGCCATCTGGTGGGAATCAGAAATCAGCTGGGATGGTGCTGTGCTTCAGTCAACCATTGACAACGGTGCTACCTGGCAAAACGTAGGTGCCTTTGGAGACCCCGACAACTGGTACACCGACAATACGATCAATGGTAATCCCGGAGGTCAGCAGGAAGGGTGGACAGGAAGAAATGGTTCCGGTTCCAATGGCTGGGTGATTGCTAAACATGCCCTTGATGGTCTGGCAGGTCAGACAGACGTGCGTCTGAGAGTGGCATTTGGTTCTGATGGATCTGTTCAGGATGATGGATTTGCTTTTGATGACATCTTTATCTACGATACCCCGGACGACGATATGGGGGTAGCGGCATTTACACAGCCCGCCGGACAGGATTGTAGCTCTGATTCTACAGTTATTGAAGTAATGCTGGTGAACTATGGTGTCCAAACCCAGCAAAACGTACCTGTAACAGTCAATATCACTGGCGCTGCAAATACCACGATTACGAGTGTTTTCCCGGACTCAATTGCTCCCGGAGACACGGCATTCTTTGTTGTGGGAACATTCAACTCCAACGTCGGCGGTATCTTCAACTTTGCGGGTTATACAGTACTGGCGGGAGATACGCTGTTCTTTAATGACAGTACACTGTTTAGCTCCGATATTTCGATCTCTGCTGCACCACCTACGGTATTCGCTGATTCGATCTGTTCGAGCGACTCTGCATCCTTTATGCTGATCGCCAATTCTGGATCTACCTCTATCCGTTGGTTTGATACGCCGGGTGGTAACATCATCGCGACAGGAGATACCCTGATTACTCCCTTCCTGACAAGTACCACCACGTATTATGCTCAGGCTACCGATCAGGTATCTTACAGCGGATTTTCTCCGGCAAATAATGCCATTGGAGCTGGTGCCAACTACACCTTCTTCGCCGATGGGCTTGTCTTTGATGCGCTTCAGGCACTGACGATCAATTCACTGAAGATTTACCCGTCAGGTGCCGGTAATATCGTGATTACAGTTTATGACAATACAGGCGCTATCGTTCAGACCGGAACTTTCCCATTTGCCGGAACGGTTCCTGATACCGTGCTGAATGTCAACTTTAGCGTTCCTGCGGGTGTGGGGTATGAAATCAATCTTGCGGGATCAACCATACCGAGTGCTTTCCGGAATACAGCAGGTGCTGTGTACCCCTATGAAGTCCCCGGTGTGATTTCCATCACCAATGCAATCAATAACCTCGCAGGGTTTTACTACTTCTTCTACGACTGGAACATTACACCATTCGGTTGTCCGAGCCCGTTTGTTCCTGTTCAGGCAGTATTCCTCCCGGATGTGCCTGTCGATCTGGGCCCTGATGGTACAGCTTGCGAAGGTCAGGTACTTGATGCATTCCTCCCACAGATTGTATCTTACATGTGGAGCACAGGTGATACGACTGCCAGTATCACAGCTAATGCCACCGGGTCTTATTATGTAAGTGTGGTGGATATCAATGGCTGTGTGGGTACTGACTCTGTGAATCTTTTGGTCAACCCCACGCCTACGGTTGACCTTGGTCCAAACGACACGGTAGCTTGTGATCAGATCGTACTCGACGCGGGTAACCCTGGCTCTACTTATGTATGGTCTGTACCGGGTACCTTTACCCAGACGCTGACTGTTACCGACAGTGGTACTTACTATGTAGAAGTAACTGCGCTGGGCTGTTCAGCAAGTGATACGATCACCATTGATGTGAAAGATGCACCGGTTGTAAGCCTTGGTGGCGACCTGACTACTTGTAACCCTGTTCCGCTCGACGCCGGCAACCCTGGTCTGAGCTTTAACTGGAGCACGGGCGACAACAGTCAGACTATCGTGGCGCTTCCTCCTGTAAGTGGTTCAGATACCGTTTCCGTAACGGTTACCGATCCAGCCAGTGGTTGTGCAACTACAGATGCGATTGTGATTACTGCGGGTACGCCTCCTTCGGTTGACCTCGGTGGCGATCAGGCAGGTTGCGACAGCATTACCCTTGATGCAGGCAACCCGGGAGCCAGCTACCTGTGGAGCAATGGCGCAACAACACAGACGATCACGGCAACATCCGCAGGGGTTTACTCTGTAGCCGTAACAGATGCTGGTGGTTGCGAAGGTGCAGACACCGTAACGCTGAGCCTCGAACTGAGTCCTGTGGCAGGCTTTAACTACAACTGGGTGAACTTCGGCTTTACCTTCCAGTTCAACGATGCGTCAGCCAATGGCTCATCCATCAGCTGGGATTTTGGAGACGGAAACACCAGTACAGATCCAAGCCCCACCCATACGTATCAGTTTACCGGTTCATTCCAGGTAACACAAATCGTAACCAATGACTGCGGTAGCGACACACTGGTACAGGTGGTAGGTCCGACAAGCATTGGCGACGAACTCTTTGGCAGTGCAATCAGCGTCTATCCGAACCCGACCGTCGATCAGTTCTGGATCGAAGGGCTGGATATTCAGGCTGAGACATTGACCATAGAAGTGAGCGATGCACGTGGACGTACGATCATGAAGCAGGTGGAAAACCATGTCTTCGGCGGATTTAAATACAGATTCGACCTTACCCAGCATGCGGAAGGTGTGTATGTAGTGAAAATTTCCGATGGCGAACGCACCGCTTACAAGCGTATTGTGAGAAAATAA